A genomic window from Sebastes fasciatus isolate fSebFas1 chromosome 7, fSebFas1.pri, whole genome shotgun sequence includes:
- the LOC141770921 gene encoding lysophosphatidic acid receptor 6-like, translated as MNNTMEDGIKPQPVYAVIYGCILALGLPLNAVSLWILLRHHGLKSPSAVFMVNLAISDLLLIISLPMRVYFYATGTWPLSKEACVWIILLYCNNIRSSAIFITFISVDRLLAVVYPLRSRHLRTASNALKAVGLVWLFVVVMNIPERFEFSRFLENFNRSACFEYPRQSPPHRHIFAVTYFQSVLVLTMLAVNIVCTTLVSWTLRSHLNNSARVNNKVNVMLIFVMNLVIVTICFLPMSIGILGFGVPTRRALVCLATVNCCLDPLLYYFSLDAFWKKKEDTDLPREQ; from the coding sequence ATGAACAACACAATGGAAGATGGAATCAAGCCACAGCCGGTTTATGCTGTGATCTATGGCTGTATTCTGGCACTGGGTCTGCCTCTCAATGCGGTTTCACTGTGGATTCTGCTGAGACACCACGGCCTCAAATCGCCCAGTGCTGTCTTCATGGTCAACCTGGCCatctctgacctgctgctcaTCATCTCCTTACCCATGAGGGTCTACTTTTATGCCACGGGCACCTGGCCACTGAGCAAAGAGGCATGCGTCTGGATAATATTGCTCTATTGCAACAACATCCGCTCCAGCGccatcttcatcaccttcatcagcgtggaccggctgctggctgtggttTATCCTCTGAGGTCGCGCCATCTTCGAACCGCTTCCAACGCCTTGAAAGCTGTTGGACTCGTTTGGCTGTTTGTGGTGGTGATGAACATCCCAGAGAGATTTGAATTTTCAAGATTTTTAGAGAACTTCAATAGATCCGCCTGTTTTGAATATCCCCGTCAGAGTCCTCCGCATCGTCATATATTTGCTGTGACTTATTTTCAGTCTGTGTTAGTGCTCACCATGCTGGCAGTCAACATCGTGTGCACCACTTTGGTGTCTTGGACTCTACGCAGTCATCTGAATAACTCTGCAAGGGTCAACAACAAAGTGAATGTCATGCTAATTTTTGTCATGAACTTGGTTATTGTTACCATATGTTTCTTGCCGATGTCGATTGGTATCTTAGGATTTGGGGTACCTACGCGTAGAGCTTTAGTATGTCTTGCTACTGTGAACTGCTGTCTGGATCCACTGTTGTATTACTTCTCTCTGGATGCCTtctggaagaaaaaagaggataCAGACCTTCCAAGAGAACAGTAG
- the LOC141770922 gene encoding lysophosphatidic acid receptor 6-like translates to MNNTMEDGIKPQPVYAGIYGCILALGLPLNAVSLWILLRHHGLKSPSAVFMVNLAISDLLLIISLPMRVYFYATGTWPLSKVACVWITMLYCNNIRSSAIFITFISVDRLLAVVYPLRSRHLRTSSNALKAVGLVWVFIVVMNIPERVEFSRFLKNFNGSTCFEYPHHPPRPLHNKMVMAYFQSALVLTMLAINIVCTTLVSWTLRRHLNNSARVNNKVNVMLIFVMNLVTFTICFLPLSIGLLRFGTSTITPLVCLATVNCCLDPLLYYFSLDAFWKKKEDTDLPREQ, encoded by the coding sequence ATGAACAACACAATGGAAGATGGAATCAAGCCACAGCCGGTTTATGCTGGGATCTATGGCTGTATTCTGGCACTGGGTCTGCCTCTCAATGCGGTTTCACTGTGGATTCTGCTGAGACACCACGGCCTCAAATCGCCCAGTGCTGTCTTCATGGTCAACCTGGCCatctctgacctgctgctcaTCATCTCCTTACCCATGAGGGTCTACTTTTATGCCACGGGCACCTGGCCACTGAGCAAAGTGGCATGCGTCTGGATAACAATGCTCTATTGCAACAACATCCGCTCCAGCGCCATCTTCATCACTTTCATCAGCGtggaccggctgctggctgtggttTATCCTCTGAGGTCGCGCCATCTTCGAACCTCTTCTAACGCCTTGAAAGCTGTTGGACTCGTTTGGGTGTTTATCGTGGTGATGAACATCCCAGAGAGAGTTGAATTTTCAAGATTTTTAAAGAACTTCAATGGATCCACCTGTTTTGAATATCCCCATCATCCTCCCCGTCCACTTCATAATAAAATGGTAATGGCTTATTTTCAGTCTGCGTTAGTGCTCACCATGCTGGCAATCAACATCGTGTGCACCACTTTGGTGTCTTGGACTCTACGCAGACATCTGAATAACTCTGCAAGGGTCAACAACAAAGTGAATGTCATGCTAATTTTTGTCATGAACTTGGTTACGTTCACCATATGTTTCTTGCCTTTGTCGATTGGTTTATTAAGATTTGGGACATCTACGATAACACCTTTAGTATGTCTTGCTACTGTGAACTGCTGTCTGGATCCACTGTTGTATTACTTCTCTCTGGATGCCTtctggaagaaaaaagaggataCAGATCTTCCAAGAGAACAGTAG
- the LOC141770737 gene encoding uncharacterized protein LOC141770737: MYICEVTNLSQLAPVLPHQPFSFHLPSQQLLCHIHSHTRCPPRLCTRSTPFHYLHIHPRSDPPPFQPGLPLLCRRHSALPQPQHPPQPTLNSDKIELLLIGSKSTLSKTNNLTLSIDGTSVSPSPQARNLGVILDPTLSLEPHIRQLVKISFYHLRNIAKIRPSLTPPAAEKLIHTFIYSRLDYCNSLLYGICTTSINKLQPVQNAAARLLTHTKSWHHITPVLKDLHWLPVSHRITYKILTLTYKALHQLAPPYLSDLLSRSLRSTSAGLLSTPKSNLRSFGDRAFSRAAPKLWNSLPQLIRQSDSLPLFKSRLKTHLFSSAYS, translated from the coding sequence ATGTATATTTGTGAAGTCACAAATCTATCTCAGCTGGCTCCAGTCCTACCTCACCAACCGTTCTCATTTCATCTCCCTTCACAACAACTCCTCTGCCACATCCACAGTCACACAAGGTGTCCCCCAAGGCTCTGTACTCGCTCCACTCCTTTTCATTATCTACATATTCACCCTCGGTCAGATCCTCCGCCAtttcaacctggacttccaCTGCTATGCCGACGACACTCAGCTCTACCTCAGCCCCAACACCCCCCACAACCCACCCTAAACAGTGACAAAATAGAACTCCTCCTCATCGGCTCCAAATCCACCCTCAGcaaaaccaacaacctcacactcagcATCGATGGCACCtctgtttccccctccccccaggcaCGCAACCTTGGCGTGATTCTTGACCCCACCCTCTCCCTTGAGCCTCACATCCGCCAACTTGTCAAAATATCCTTCTACCACCTACGTAACATTGCAAAGATCCGACCCTCACTCACACCCCCCGCTGCCGAGAAGCTCATCCATACCTTCATCTACTCCCGCCTTGATTACTGCAACTCTCTACTCTACGGCATCTGCACCACCTCCATCAACAAACTCCAACCggtccagaatgcagctgcccgactcctcacccacaccaaatcCTGGCATCACATCACCCCAGTCCTCAaagacctccactggctccctgtctcccaccggatcacctacaaaatcctgaccctcacctacaaagccctccaccaacttgccCCCCCTTacctctctgacctcctctcccggtccctcagatccacctcagctggtctaCTTTCCACTCCCAAGTCCAAcctccgcagctttggggacagggcattctccagggcagctcccaagcttTGGAACTCCCTCCCACAACTCATTAGACAGTCTGATTCCCTCCCCCTATTCAAGTCCCGCCTCAAAACCCaccttttctcctctgcctaCTCCTAG
- the LOC141770923 gene encoding lysophosphatidic acid receptor 6-like, which translates to MNNTMEDGFEPKPVYAGIYGCILALGLPLNAVSLWILLRHHGLKSPSAVFMVNLAISDLLLIISLPMRVYFYATGTWPLSKEACVWIILLYHNNIRSSAIFITFISVDRLLAVVYPLRSRHLRTASNAVKAAGLVWLFIVVMNIPERFEFSRFLKNLNGSTCFEYPRHPPRPLHDKIVMAYFQSALVLTMLAVNIVCTTLVSWTLRRHLNNSARVNNKVNVMLIFVMNLVTFTICFLPLSIGLLRFGTSTITPLVCLATVNCCLDPLLYYFSLDAFWKKKEDTDLPNEQ; encoded by the coding sequence ATGAACAACACAATGGAAGATGGATTCGAGCCAAAGCCGGTTTATGCTGGGATCTATGGCTGTATTCTGGCACTGGGTCTGCCTCTCAATGCGGTTTCACTGTGGATTCTGCTGAGACACCACGGCCTCAAATCGCCCAGTGCCGTCTTCATGGTCAACCTGGCCatctctgacctgctgctcaTCATCTCCTTACCCATGAGGGTCTACTTTTACGCCACGGGCACCTGGCCACTGAGCAAAGAGGCATGCGTCTGGATAATATTGCTCTATCACAACAACATCCGCTCCAGCGccatcttcatcaccttcatcagcgtggaccggctgctggctgtggttTATCCTCTGAGGTCGCGCCATCTTCGAACCGCTTCTAACGCCGTGAAAGCTGCTGGACTCGTTTGGCTGTTTATCGTGGTGATGAACATCCCAGAGAGATTTGAATTTTCAAGATTTTTAAAGAACCTCAATGGATCCACCTGTTTTGAATATCCCCGTCATCCTCCCCGTCCACTTCATGATAAAATAGTAATGGCTTATTTTCAGTCTGCGTTAGTGCTCACCATGCTGGCAGTCAACATCGTGTGCACCACTTTGGTGTCTTGGACTCTACGCAGACATCTGAATAACTCTGCAAGGGTCAACAACAAAGTGAATGTCATGCTAATTTTTGTCATGAACTTGGTTACGTTCACCATATGTTTCTTGCCTTTGTCGATTGGTTTATTAAGATTTGGGACATCTACGATAACACCTTTAGTATGTCTTGCTACTGTGAACTGCTGTCTGGATCCACTGTTGTATTACTTCTCTCTGGATGCCTtctggaagaaaaaagaggataCAGATCTTCCAAACGAACAGTAG